In the genome of Cercospora beticola chromosome 2, complete sequence, one region contains:
- a CDS encoding uncharacterized protein (antiSMASH:Cluster_14), producing MAAARVFAIAELLEAILLELPIKDLLLSQRINKDCKHAVNSSTRIRKALFLIPGDAEDTNVETVPHGPDLTPVKPVPVGRLSAQLAEKCNFREIDAVKKSGVAFNPLIICRLDVTIGWFPNTRAYLQLPLLDLPEYASCFGMFTTQPPIEFSFTSVRCHVMRHNESHLRTHHDRLMLAKTSEGTTPRKLVDALRARKNGLSVLDFKVVSLQECELDSLMLGFWPSDDDPRGTLFGTW from the coding sequence ATGGCGGCGGCTCgagtcttcgccatcgccgaGCTATTAGAAGCGATTCTTCTGGAACTCCCTATCAAAGACCTGCTCCTGTCTCAGAGAATCAACAAAGACTGCAAACACGCCGTGAACTCTTCGACTCGCATCCGCAAGGCTCTCTTTCTGATTCCCGGCGACGCCGAGGACACCAATGTCGAGACAGTCCCTCATGGACCCGATCTGACTCCGGTCAAACCAGTGCCGGTCGGCAGACTAAGTGCACAGCTCGCTGAGAAGTGCAATTTTCGGGAGATAGACGCGGTCAAGAAGTCTGGCGTCGCGTTCAATCCACTCATCATCTGCCGTTTGGATGTCACCATCGGCTGGTTTCCCAACACGCGCGCCTATCTTCAACTTCCGTTGCTCGACTTGCCGGAGTATGCTTCCTGTTTCGGGATGTTTACCACTCAGCCGCCGATCGAGTTCTCGTTCACCAGCGTCCGATGTCATGTCATGAGACATAATGAATCGCACCTGCGAACTCATCACGACCGTTTGATGCTTGCTAAGACGTCGGAGGGCACTACTCCTCGGAAACTCGTTGATGCCCTCCGAGCTCGTAAAAACGGTTTAAGCGTGTTGGATTTCAAGGTGGTCTCGCTTCAGGAGTGTGAGCTAGACAGCTTGATGCTCGGATTTTGGCCGAGCGATGACGACCCTCGTGGCACGCTCTTTGGCACTTGGTAA